The DNA sequence GTGTAATAGGGGGATGACAGAGCGTAGACACTGACATTCTGAGTAAGCGCTGCGACACATGCATGGGGACAAGGAATTTTCAACAATTGGAACATGCCGCAAGTGCATGTTCTCTCAACTAAGTTCACATCTCCGCCTTTTTCAAAGTCAGAACCGTCAGCACCTCTTCCAACATTAAACAATTATGCACCGTTACGTAGGACACTTCTACGTCTACCATCCTCGTGTTGCTTTATCAAATCTTCCTCAAAATGAGTTGCCAAAGGGGTAACACACTTACTTGCCTTCTCGAGACGGTTAGCAAACCAATTTTGTAGTGTGAACCTTATGAACTCAACTAGAGTAGTTATTGGATATGCCCGGAATTCTTCAGTCACGTTGTTAAGGCTTTCTGCATCGTTGTTTGTCATGATGTTGTACCTGTCTCCTAGACAATAAGGACGAGCCCATTTTTCTAATCCTATATTGTCAACATAAGCAGCGATGGGAGGATCCATCTGTCGGAGCACCTGCAAATGTCTATCACATTCCCtcttcgaccatgcgt is a window from the Cannabis sativa cultivar Pink pepper isolate KNU-18-1 chromosome 1, ASM2916894v1, whole genome shotgun sequence genome containing:
- the LOC133033676 gene encoding uncharacterized protein LOC133033676; this translates as MNVTHKFKTDVCNTQIWLAAYAWSKRECDRHLQVLRQMDPPIAAYVDNIGLEKWARPYCLGDRYNIMTNNDAESLNNVTEEFRAYPITTLVEFIRFTLQNWFANRLEKASKCVTPLATHFEEDLIKQHEDGRRRSVLRNALTQNVSVYALSSPYYTKDTWKNTYDATINLVGEEDEWVLPEHMQNMRIGVPVEKKPVGRPRKSNAGSLRTNRFPSNGQKVKEPRKCSNCGALGRNKATCKARV